A genomic region of Caldanaerovirga acetigignens contains the following coding sequences:
- the cas6 gene encoding CRISPR-associated endoribonuclease Cas6: MRVRISFSSREPLILPINYNYIVQAFIYKNLSRDFSEFLHNLGFKLGGRSFKLFTFSRLLGRFEVLQGNKIKIYSPFELIVSSPVDRFIKDFASSLLKSNGLDLIGQGIEINGISVLSELDEEKCKDGLFIKMLSPVVVYKTYIDDRESKKTYYFNPKENEFAVLVRENLLKKAKLLNICDVDSLNFKIEPAFKMDQKYCKIIKYKGTVVKGWMGIYKVFADFPLLKVAYDTGLGSKNSQGFGCFEVIESKSL; the protein is encoded by the coding sequence ATGAGGGTGAGGATTTCTTTTTCTTCAAGAGAACCTTTGATACTGCCAATTAATTACAATTACATAGTCCAAGCATTTATTTATAAAAACCTAAGCAGAGATTTTTCGGAGTTTTTGCATAATCTGGGATTTAAATTGGGCGGCAGGAGTTTTAAACTCTTTACTTTTTCGAGATTGCTTGGACGATTTGAGGTTTTGCAGGGTAACAAGATCAAAATATATTCTCCATTCGAGCTAATAGTTTCTTCGCCAGTTGATAGGTTTATAAAAGATTTTGCAAGTTCGCTTTTAAAAAGTAATGGTCTTGATTTGATAGGACAGGGCATAGAAATAAATGGGATTTCCGTTTTGTCAGAGTTAGATGAAGAAAAATGTAAAGATGGATTATTTATTAAAATGCTTTCACCTGTAGTTGTCTATAAAACGTATATTGATGATAGGGAGAGTAAGAAAACATATTATTTCAATCCTAAAGAAAATGAATTTGCTGTGCTGGTCAGAGAAAATCTACTTAAAAAAGCTAAACTGCTGAATATTTGTGATGTGGATAGTTTGAATTTTAAAATAGAACCTGCATTTAAGATGGATCAAAAGTACTGCAAAATAATAAAATATAAAGGAACGGTTGTTAAAGGTTGGATGGGAATTTATAAAGTTTTTGCAGATTTTCCGTTATTAAAGGTTGCGTATGATACTGGATTGGGAAGCAAGAATTCCCAGGGTTTTGGCTGTTTTGAGGTAATAGAAAGCAAAAGTTTGTGA
- the cas2 gene encoding CRISPR-associated endonuclease Cas2 — MFLILVYDVGEKRVGKVLKICRKYLTWVQNSVLEGEITEAAYNRLKMELKRVIKEDEDSIIFYILRTTKYSERETMGVKKGGEEMFL; from the coding sequence ATGTTTCTCATTTTGGTATATGACGTAGGAGAAAAGCGGGTCGGAAAAGTGCTAAAAATATGCCGCAAGTACCTTACCTGGGTACAAAATTCTGTTTTGGAGGGAGAGATAACGGAAGCAGCTTATAATAGATTGAAAATGGAGCTAAAAAGGGTAATAAAAGAAGATGAAGATTCGATTATATTTTATATATTGAGAACGACTAAATATTCTGAGAGGGAAACTATGGGAGTAAAAAAAGGTGGAGAAGAGATGTTCCTTTAA
- a CDS encoding CRISPR-associated helicase/endonuclease Cas3 yields MIKEYYSHPGRLLKEHLKYVGEEAGRMLDHPALPARSLLSKAAHFTGLSHDLGKFTTYFQKHLMGEKVGNNTSNHAFISATLGAYITIKRFADFPDILGKEFIPLLCFLVIHRHHGNLKYPRELLPRTRKSLKKWPDDIKKLDNEFYSSFKVMKDQLKDLYINWDCIYCDLKELGIAVEVGEFLKNQPVVEVFTELENMYFKLEELSKKDEGMAARICLWGQLLFSALVDADKFSAAGMERFPRIHIQENIVEKYLSQNFPKPRHELDKLRSEFHKEVKEKVRQLLSEGIERRLLSITAPTGMGKTFASLDAALRIRNALEEKWGKEYAPRIIYALPFINIIEQNYEEYHKVLSSQLGREYESSSERYLLRHHYLAEVSYSVDDEKKSVEEALLLTESWESEIIVTTFVQVFQTVMGYRNRFLKKLHNFIGSVLILDEVQSIPLEYWDITNKVFQILCSEIGITILQITATQPMIFNKNCISELCANYKKFFKYQNRTVLSVDLEEKSQDQWTEWVLELYEKYGSVMVVVNTIRSSIDLYKKIKDKVKILGIEPYGFTAPQADEWLVYLSTNITPNQRRKRLKDLKNHLRDDCGRAILISTQVVEAGVDIDFPSVIREIGPFDSIVQVAGRCNREGKINAGLVYVGFLENGRASHVYGGVHITAARNILKEIQEKYSGRIEEKDYMEIVEKYFNIVKKSSSKEQSWKFWNAYTKLIYDSLEQEALSEFDLLERLNQIPVCVPLTAEDEEWLLEVYTKEVLNEKKPFMERRLAAIKYKKKFHDITIRPLLNRAENNLPISLNESGSIRWVPIRDRESFYDIEWGFKWLPEEISAWCF; encoded by the coding sequence ATGATTAAGGAGTATTATTCTCACCCTGGCCGTTTGTTAAAAGAGCACCTTAAATACGTGGGGGAAGAAGCGGGGAGGATGCTTGATCATCCAGCTCTTCCCGCAAGATCCCTTTTGAGTAAAGCAGCGCATTTTACAGGGCTTTCGCATGACCTAGGGAAATTTACTACTTATTTTCAAAAGCACTTAATGGGAGAAAAGGTAGGAAATAATACGAGCAACCATGCCTTTATTTCAGCTACTTTGGGTGCTTATATAACGATTAAGAGGTTTGCTGATTTTCCTGACATTCTGGGGAAGGAGTTTATCCCTCTTTTGTGTTTTCTTGTTATTCACAGACATCATGGAAATTTAAAATACCCGCGCGAGCTTTTGCCGCGCACTAGAAAAAGTCTCAAAAAATGGCCTGATGACATAAAAAAACTCGATAATGAATTTTATAGTTCTTTTAAAGTAATGAAGGATCAACTCAAAGACCTTTACATTAATTGGGATTGTATTTATTGTGATCTAAAAGAATTGGGAATCGCCGTTGAGGTGGGAGAATTTTTAAAAAATCAACCGGTAGTCGAAGTTTTTACTGAATTAGAAAACATGTATTTTAAACTAGAGGAATTGTCCAAAAAAGATGAGGGGATGGCTGCACGAATTTGTTTATGGGGACAACTTTTGTTCTCTGCTTTGGTTGATGCTGACAAATTTAGTGCGGCTGGCATGGAAAGGTTTCCAAGAATCCATATACAGGAAAATATAGTAGAAAAATACTTATCTCAAAACTTTCCAAAACCGCGCCATGAACTAGATAAGTTGCGAAGTGAATTTCATAAAGAGGTAAAGGAAAAGGTAAGACAATTATTAAGTGAGGGTATTGAACGGCGTTTGCTTTCCATAACGGCCCCTACGGGAATGGGAAAAACTTTTGCGTCATTGGATGCAGCGCTGAGGATAAGAAATGCGCTGGAAGAAAAATGGGGCAAGGAATATGCGCCACGTATAATATATGCGCTTCCGTTTATAAACATTATCGAGCAAAATTACGAGGAATACCATAAGGTTTTATCGTCACAGCTTGGGAGAGAATACGAATCTTCATCCGAGCGATACCTTCTAAGGCACCACTACCTTGCCGAAGTATCTTATTCTGTAGACGATGAAAAAAAGTCTGTAGAAGAAGCACTGCTATTGACAGAATCTTGGGAAAGCGAAATTATTGTAACTACCTTCGTTCAAGTATTTCAAACAGTAATGGGGTACAGAAACAGATTTTTGAAAAAACTTCATAATTTTATCGGATCTGTGCTAATCCTTGATGAGGTTCAAAGTATACCCCTGGAGTATTGGGATATAACGAATAAGGTTTTCCAAATTTTATGCAGCGAAATAGGAATAACTATACTACAAATTACAGCAACACAACCCATGATATTTAATAAGAACTGTATTAGCGAGCTATGTGCCAACTACAAGAAATTTTTTAAGTACCAGAATAGGACGGTTCTCAGTGTAGACTTAGAGGAAAAATCGCAGGATCAATGGACGGAATGGGTATTGGAACTTTACGAGAAATATGGTTCAGTGATGGTAGTTGTAAATACCATTAGATCAAGTATAGACTTATATAAAAAGATAAAGGACAAAGTTAAAATTTTAGGAATAGAACCTTATGGATTTACTGCTCCCCAAGCTGATGAATGGCTGGTATATCTTTCGACCAACATTACGCCGAATCAGAGGCGAAAAAGGCTAAAAGATTTGAAAAACCACCTTAGGGACGATTGCGGACGTGCCATTTTAATATCGACTCAGGTGGTAGAGGCAGGGGTGGATATCGACTTTCCATCGGTAATAAGAGAAATAGGTCCCTTTGATTCAATTGTGCAGGTTGCAGGCCGTTGCAACAGGGAAGGGAAAATAAACGCGGGGCTTGTTTATGTTGGATTTTTGGAAAATGGAAGAGCTAGCCATGTATACGGAGGGGTGCACATTACAGCCGCGAGAAATATTCTGAAGGAGATTCAAGAAAAATATTCAGGGAGAATAGAAGAAAAAGATTATATGGAAATTGTTGAAAAATATTTTAATATAGTTAAAAAAAGTAGCTCCAAAGAGCAGTCGTGGAAATTCTGGAATGCTTATACAAAACTTATATACGACTCATTAGAACAAGAAGCCTTGAGTGAATTTGACCTATTGGAACGTCTAAACCAAATTCCTGTTTGCGTTCCCCTTACTGCTGAAGATGAAGAATGGCTTTTAGAAGTATACACAAAAGAAGTCCTAAATGAAAAAAAGCCTTTTATGGAAAGGCGGCTTGCGGCAATAAAGTACAAAAAGAAATTTCATGATATTACTATAAGGCCTTTGCTTAATAGGGCAGAGAATAATCTCCCTATTTCTCTTAACGAATCAGGAAGTATAAGATGGGTTCCCATTCGCGATCGAGAGTCTTTCTACGACATTGAATGGGGTTTTAAATGGCTTCCAGAGGAAATATCTGCTTGGTGTTTTTAA
- the cas5 gene encoding CRISPR-associated protein Cas5 — MKSLLSVDLAGKMAHFRKFYANSSSLSYPFPPRTTIAGMLAAILGKERDGYYSLFSLEKAKIGIRIMKPGRTIMQTVNYLDTDKEGISKFLDGNRMRTQVPLEIIFPMDLDSVLIYRIFFMHEDHGIIKEIYSMANEQRTRFPLYFGLTEFTAWIQKVYLYEKEDFEIRHNNGKEAKIFTVLPINYIEEFSNIESGLRIHKDRIPIDFTSERQLKRADSVIWEAVGKPLKLKVRGEIFKTPEECGVFLE; from the coding sequence ATGAAAAGTCTGCTTTCTGTGGACCTGGCAGGCAAGATGGCACATTTTAGGAAATTCTATGCGAATTCTTCTTCTTTGTCGTACCCTTTTCCGCCTAGGACTACAATTGCCGGTATGTTGGCTGCCATTTTAGGAAAAGAAAGGGACGGATATTATAGTCTATTCTCATTGGAAAAAGCAAAAATAGGGATTAGAATAATGAAGCCTGGGCGAACGATAATGCAGACGGTAAACTATCTCGATACAGATAAAGAAGGTATTAGTAAATTTTTGGATGGTAACAGAATGCGCACTCAAGTACCTCTAGAAATAATATTTCCAATGGATCTAGATAGTGTTTTGATTTATAGAATTTTTTTCATGCATGAGGATCATGGCATTATTAAAGAAATTTATTCAATGGCAAATGAACAACGCACGAGGTTTCCTTTATACTTTGGTTTGACTGAATTTACTGCATGGATTCAAAAAGTTTATCTTTACGAAAAAGAAGATTTTGAGATTAGACACAATAATGGAAAAGAGGCAAAAATTTTTACTGTATTACCTATAAATTATATTGAGGAATTTTCGAACATAGAATCGGGATTGAGAATTCACAAGGATAGAATTCCTATAGATTTTACATCTGAAAGGCAGTTAAAAAGAGCTGATTCAGTAATATGGGAAGCTGTTGGGAAACCGCTGAAACTCAAAGTGAGAGGGGAAATTTTTAAAACACCAGAGGAGTGCGGGGTTTTCCTGGAATGA
- the cas7b gene encoding type I-B CRISPR-associated protein Cas7/Csh2, whose amino-acid sequence MDLIKVNSEILYLYDARMCNPNGDPDDENKPRMDYETGRNLVSDVRLKRYVRDFWINQIDEWWLNLGYAMPQDVWVRKIGDEVEERVTTAKERIENLAKDLGYKAKEASKNKEFREKLLEKLIDVRCFGATMPIGGEEGGAGSSATFTGAVQFSWGYSLNKVELLPSSTISSHFAGRDVGEKGQYGTFGKDWRVKYSLIAFYGIESAWRARKTGFSELDQKVLDHSLIKSLMLLSTTRSKIGQSPQFLMRIEYKDDTTILGDLRNWVGIKNTEGIENIKQAELVFDPLYELINKSQDRINKVYIWVNSEFKEGEVFRSKLGGDLVSELSVC is encoded by the coding sequence ATGGATTTGATAAAGGTTAACAGCGAAATTTTATATTTATACGATGCTAGGATGTGCAACCCCAATGGGGATCCAGATGATGAAAATAAACCCAGGATGGATTATGAGACTGGAAGAAATCTCGTAAGCGATGTGAGGCTAAAAAGATACGTGCGGGATTTTTGGATAAACCAAATTGATGAGTGGTGGCTCAATTTAGGATATGCAATGCCTCAAGACGTGTGGGTCAGGAAAATAGGGGACGAAGTCGAGGAACGGGTGACTACTGCAAAAGAGCGCATTGAAAATTTAGCAAAGGATTTGGGATATAAGGCTAAGGAAGCTTCTAAAAACAAGGAATTTAGGGAAAAATTGCTAGAGAAACTTATTGATGTGCGCTGTTTTGGAGCAACTATGCCAATCGGAGGAGAGGAAGGAGGAGCTGGGAGCTCGGCTACCTTTACTGGTGCTGTACAATTTTCGTGGGGATATTCGTTGAATAAAGTTGAACTTTTACCTTCGTCTACAATTAGTTCCCATTTTGCTGGCAGGGATGTGGGTGAGAAAGGGCAGTACGGCACTTTTGGCAAAGACTGGCGGGTAAAATATTCGCTAATTGCCTTTTACGGCATTGAAAGCGCGTGGAGGGCTAGAAAGACGGGGTTTTCTGAACTCGACCAAAAGGTACTCGACCATTCGCTTATAAAATCCCTTATGTTACTTTCTACAACCAGGAGCAAAATAGGCCAAAGTCCACAATTTTTAATGAGGATAGAATACAAGGACGATACAACTATATTGGGGGATTTGAGGAATTGGGTCGGCATAAAAAATACAGAAGGGATAGAAAACATCAAGCAGGCAGAGCTAGTTTTCGACCCGCTCTATGAATTGATTAATAAAAGTCAAGATAGAATAAATAAAGTTTATATATGGGTAAATTCTGAATTTAAGGAAGGGGAGGTTTTTCGAAGCAAGCTCGGCGGTGACTTGGTCTCGGAGTTGTCTGTATGTTAA